A stretch of the Medicago truncatula cultivar Jemalong A17 chromosome 5, MtrunA17r5.0-ANR, whole genome shotgun sequence genome encodes the following:
- the LOC11410963 gene encoding uncharacterized protein, producing the protein MALISELLASVMILVTRGFSMLKEACLFPIRIGLVVIYTWTELIRTAIIFNVNIVLGIISWTIGLIFLPVRAVNAIQRERQLEQQLHRMQTEMENLEWKQNKLQERFQMALKECKMMEMLLAELEEEHDMAVAKIENLEGKLRGQINENLRLKEIQGKGYWNSKDQNIDNDRKIEKTNNGIPPPNLPWKSGNSENEVSLKDLLMHKDMWEDEDKTRIELLKLLKTGQKSAPANSAAKPEPISKDIEVSEVLDHHRYVAISQSIFSAVLSLIVGVTVWEADDPCMPLIVALFAVVGMSLKSVVQFFFSIKNKPASDAVALLSFNWFILGTLTYPTLPRVAPMLAPLVLRFLDQTMTRFGLLSLV; encoded by the exons ATGGCACTAATCTCTGAGCTTTTGGCTAGTGTAATGATATTGGTGACAAGGGGTTTCTCTATGCTTAAGGAGGCATGCTTGTTTCCTATCAGAATTGGATTAGTTGTCATTTACACTTGGACAGAGTTGATTAGGACTGCAATAATCTTTAATGTGAACATAGTATTGGGAATTATCTCATGGACAATTGGACTTATCTTCTTACCTGTAAGAGCTGTGAATGCCATTCAAAGGGAGAGACAG TTGGAACAACAACTACATCGAATGCAGACCGAGATGGAGAATCTAGAATGGAAGCAGAACAAACTTCAAGAACGGTTTCAAATGGCACTCAAAGAGTGCAAAATGATGGAGATGCTACTAGCAGAACTTGAAGAGGAACATGATATGGCCGTCgcaaaaattgaaaacttaGAGGGAAAG TTGAGGGGTCAGATAAACGAAAATCTCCGGCTTAAAGAAATTCAAGGAAAGGGATACTGGAACTCCAAAGATCAAAACATTGACAATGACCGAAAgattgaaaaaacaaacaatggcATTCCTCCTCCTAACCTGCCATGGAAATCCGGTAACAGCGAAAATGAAGTTTCCCTTAAGGATCTTCTGATGCACAAAGATATGTGGGAAGACGAGGACAAAACTCGAATTGAGTTGCTTAAACTCTTGAAAACAGGACAAAAATCAGCACCTGCTAATTCCGCTGCTAAACCGGAACCAATCTCAAAAGACATAGAAGTGAGTGAAGTACTTGATCATCACCGATATGTTGCCATTTCGCAATCAATTTTCAGTGCGGTTTTGTCACTTATAGTTGGAGTAACTGTTTGGGAAGCTGATGACCCTTGCATGCCTCTTATTGTAGCTCTCTTTGCTGTAGTAGGCATGTCTTTGAAGAGTGTTGTGCAGTTTTTCTTCAGCATTAAAAATAAACCTGCTTCTGATGCAGTTGCTCTTTTAAGCTTCAACTGGTTCATTCTTGGTACTTTAACCTACCCTACTCTACCAAGGGTTGCACCTATGTTGGCTCCACTAGTATTACGTTTTTTAGACCAAACCATGACACGGTTTGGTCTCTTATCTttggtttga